DNA sequence from the Candidatus Neomarinimicrobiota bacterium genome:
CCATTATGAGGAATCGGAGTAACGTCCTTAATGGAACGGACTTCCAACCCCGCCGCCTGCAACGACCGAATGGCCGATTCACGTCCGGCACCGGGTCCTTTGACCTTCACGTCGCAATATTTCATACGGTACTGGTCACGGGCGGTCACCGCGGCCGAGTGAGCCGCTTGAGAGGCCGCAAAAGGAGTACTCTTGCGACTTCCACGGAATCCCCGTGCCCCTGAGCTACAACTACTGAGCACATTTCCCTCCAAATCAGTGATGGTGATCTGGGTGTTATTAAAGGTTGCCTTAATGCAGGCCAAACCGTGAATAACCGTCTTTTTTTCCTTCTTCTTGGTTGATTTCTTCTTGGCTGTTTTCTTCTTGGCCATAATCGTGGGCTT
Encoded proteins:
- the rpsK gene encoding 30S ribosomal protein S11; protein product: MAKKKTAKKKSTKKKEKKTVIHGLACIKATFNNTQITITDLEGNVLSSCSSGARGFRGSRKSTPFAASQAAHSAAVTARDQYRMKYCDVKVKGPGAGRESAIRSLQAAGLEVRSIKDVTPIPHNGCRPPKRRRV